The DNA sequence TCGTTactcacctctcctccttaagtctctcttctctcagCCGTTCGTTTTAAGCTAATGAGCCAAAGACCGGATAAGCTGAAAAGTAAAAATCAAGCAAACTGTCGAGTACTACCGTGTTGTtggtttctctttcctcagGCTGTCCTTTATTCCCTCTGGTGATCTTCGTgttttttgtgtttcttctgCCGCCGTtgacgtctctctctctctctcttacatTCCCTcatttccttctttccctcttgaCAATgcgtcttctctcgcttgttTGCGTGTGTCCAGACCATCTCCTTTTATTTACTCTTTCGCCTTTTGGTTTTCGTGTTTTAGATTGAGTCTATCccagccaccaccccctctcttctaAGCCCCTCCTGCCTCCGCATTTCCTCTATATGCGTCGGTGtccgtgtgcgtgggtggggaaggggggaaaatGGATCCTGTGTGCGTCAGAGACACGAATCACAGTGCAGGTAACGTAGATCTGTGCGGATGGCTGTATGTGGTGGTCATTTTTAACGCAGACCTACACTTGCACATTTACACACATGTGCACCAACAATTAAGTCCACCGCCGAGTGCATTGTTTTGGCATGTGTGCCTGTAACGCTCTTCGCCAGCAAATCCATCCCGACAGGCAAAGGTTTAAGTGCTGCTACACCAAGCACCACCATGATCACTgtagcgcacacacacatatatattCACTCGCACATATCAACCCTCTCGATCTGGCTGCTCAGCACCAGCATCACcatttgtttttcttctttttccctgTTCGTGTCGTTCTGTTGCTTCATTCAAAGCGCTCCCCTaacctccaccccccccccattcccgctctctctctctatcctgTGTGTGTAGTATGTGGCTCTGCGTGCATGGGTGTAGATGCGTCAGTCTTTCCGCCTCTGTTCAATTTGTGGAGAACTTGCCTTCGCAAAAAACATGGGAGCAACTCTTTTGTTGCCGTTTCAACTCCCCCCCGTTCGCAGTGAccccgttctctctccctccccctcctctgtggCCTTCAGCTGAGATGCCATTTCTTGCTCTTCTTGGTTTCCTTCTCGCTCATTCTTTCCATCTGCCTCTAGTTCTATGCCAGTGAGACTCAAGGGAGCGAAaaggaaggcagagaagacgcCATTCAAACGGCTTCGAGTAGAGGCTCCCCACACATGGGGCAGTTCTCCGTCTTCCACGAGGAGAGGGCCATCTCTCTACGTTATCAAGTGTGTATACGCTTGTGTGCCCAACGTAGTGGGCAGGAACGTGAAGCAACAAAGCAAAAAATAGCACAAGACCATCACCTGATTCTCccacccctccacctctcctccctttcccctaGCCATCAGCAGCCGTCTTCCATcatctgcgtctctctccgcacATGGATATGCACGATACAggaacaaaggagagagcgaaagggaggcagcggcaatgTAGATGACTCATGAATGGGCATCTGACTCGTGAAGATGCGCGAGCGAAAGAACGTTGTCTGGCAGTCCTTCATCACGGCATCGAGGAATAAAAATGAAAGAAGCAGCCAATGCATGCTTGCTGGTGTGTGGCGTTTACCTTGCCTCTGTCTCCACCTCACATACATATCTGCATTTCCACTCACTCTCCCTGgccctctcttccgcttATTCATTTATTGATCTGCCTTTTGATCACTGGGGTGGGGAAGCTCGGTGCATCACACCACTTGTTCAGGTTCATCCTATTCTCTGAGAGACACATAGCTGCCTTGTGCCCTTGTTGTTGTGTTTAGCTTATTTTCTTCTGCACCGTGGGTGCACGTGCAGTCTATACATACCCTCAGTCTCCTAGCCCACCCCCATCCCTCTTGTTGGTTCTCCCCGCTCTTTCCCGCTAAGGTGGCTTTTCTTCACAAACGCTTCACACTACCGTCACGGCTGGGTCGGTTCTGCGCTTTCTcggaaaaagggggaaaacgaaaaactGCAGGCTCTTCGATACGTCTGCAGCTCATCTGCTCTCCTACAAGACAAGCCAGCACAAACACTACCGACAGAAACaaacgaacacacacacacacacgtaagCATCTACTCTACACAAAACGTTTCTCTGCCTAATCACTGGCGGCTGTAGCGTCAGTCATCCGTGTCTCGCACGTGCTTGCTTGTAAGCACGTGCGCATACCTTTGCTTCTATTGATTAGAACGCCTGAACAACAACATACAAAATACCGACTGGGAAGGTAAAAGCTTACCAACCTTTGGACAGCACAACGAACACTGCGCTCACTTTCTTCCATCACGCTCattccacacacacacacacaaacactcacccacccactgcTCTCATAGAATgccaaaggaaaagaaggagcgAGTCGTTCTGCTCCCGCTCATCCCCACCGGGGGTAATTGGAGCCCAGCTGTGGACGGCACCATGGCAACGGACAAGCCGAGTACGGGGGATGTTGCCACCGGTACCAGccaccccgccaccaccagcacgtCAGCAGCCGACAGCAAGAAGGTGGGATACAAGGACATTATCAACCGCACCGTCTTTACGATTCTCATGGCGTACGTTTTTCTTGGTTGGATTTCTGTCGGTATTCGCTTTGGTCTCTTCCTACTCTTCGTGATTGAGACCACCATGTTCTACGAGGTAACCCGGATCAACCAACGGGCACGCAAGGAGCGTCAGCTGCCGTCAGTGCTCTTCATCAAGTGGTACTTCTTCGTTGTCTCCTACATCTTCGTGAGTGTCTCTTGCAATCGTGAACCACTGCAAAACACCTTTGCCTGGTTTGAAAAAGTGTACGACCTCCTTCCTTTCGTGTTCTTCTGCTGCGTCATGCTGGGGCTGGTTATCTTCGTGTTGAGCCTGCGCAAGGGAATGTACCGCTACCAGTTCATCCAGTTTACATGGACGGCAATGATGCTGATGTTCTCTCAGGTGCAGTTTGCTGGAGAAATGCGTAACATGGTGCGCGGCATGATCTGGTTCCTGCTGCCAGTGAGCTGTGTCGTCAACAACGATATTTGGGCTTATATATTCGGCAAGTGTTTCGGGCGAAAAAAGCTGCTGTCCTTGTCACCGAAGAAGACCGTGGAGGGGTTCCTCGGCGCGTTCCTCTTCACCGTCATTTGGTCCTTCTGGTTCTGCGGCTTCCTGAGCTACTTTCCACAGATGTACTGCCCCGCCGTGGGCTTCACCAACGCCGTCAACACCCAGTGCATCCGCAACCCCGTCTTCTTCCAGGAGGAGGTTGCCTTTCCGCAGTGGGTGCAGCAGGTCTCGGGGGGTATGTTGAAGACCTTTCTCGTCTCCCCAGCACAGAAGCACGCCATCGTGCTGGGGACGTTTGCGTCGCTCCTCGCCCCATTTGGCGGCTTCTTCGCAAGCGGGCTGAAGCGCGCCTTCAAGCTCAAGGACTTCGGCGACCTCATCCCCGGTCACGGCGGTATGACGGACCGCATGGACTGCCAGGGCCTCATGGGCCTCTTCACGTACTGCTACCTCCGCACCTATGTCTTTCACGAAGTCAAATGCCCTGGTGCGAACGACATTACGCGCTGCGCTCTTGGCATGGACGCCAAGCACCGTCAGACCTTGGTGAGCCAGCTGTTACAGTCGCTGCAAGCATAGCTAGACGCAGGTGACACACGAATCCGCGTGAGTgaggaagcgaagaaagGACTCTCACTCACACGACGCGCTCGCATGCAGTGgaacaacgaaagaaaagcacagaAAACCCCATCAAAAGGAAGTCTGCCAGCCGCTGCGTTCCGAGGCCGCTCAGGcatgcgcgcagcagcggggcgtTGTCGCGTGTACCACtggcccctcctcctcttatCGCTGGggttttttcctttttcttcttgtcaCATCAATATTACTCTGTGCTTGTGGCCTTTTCACAGGTCCATCAGTCGTATGCCTGCGcatttccctctcctcctcatggTCACACTCTTCGTGCTCTCTCAGCATTCCATCAACCCTGCCCTCCCCTTCACAATGCGCCGAccctttttccctccttaTCTCCCTCTGTGCGATGGTGAAGTGGCGTGAGGACAGCGAGGTGGACGATAGGGGAAGGGTCAAGATGATCAGGGCTGTTGCCTTGATTCCTGAGGGTTTGGGCGATACTAcgcaaggaaaaaaaaaaggaaagatgGTGTGTTGTGCCCTCTTTGATTGTGGCTCCTGACGCCTCTtatgtacacacacacacacacacacacacacacacacacgtgcagaagCTTGTTCGCCTCGTCCCAACCCACCCCTGAAGATACCGCACCGAGTCCTCCGCGCACCCCCTTCGCTAGCACCCCTTTGTTGAAACACACAACGAATGTCGTatcagtttttttttccaggCCATCAGGCTCCGCATGAATGGTAGCCGCGCTGTTaatgtgggtgggggtgaaaGAATGAAAATCTACTCTAAAAGGAGACTAAAGCGCCTCGGGTGTGGCACATGTATGTTGACTCCCTATTCCCTCTCCCATCACTTGTGTGCACCCCACTCAAGAATTGGTGTGGGGAACAGCCCCGCACGACATTCACGCCTGCGGCCTTCCATGGGTGATGTCCGTCCTGGGTCTTGGTTCCCCCCCTAccttgccctctctctttctcctcctctgatCTCCCTTTGAAATTTCTTTGATAATCGTCACCACAACAAcgcactcactcacacacacaagctGCATATTAGAGCACCATGGCTGATTCGAAGAAGGACAACAAGAAGACTGAGGAGGTCGTGGCCCAGGGTACGGACCAGGCCCAGGTTGGCTTGATCATCAAGGTTCTGGGCCGCACCGGCTCTCGCGGCAACGTGACccaggtgcgcgtgcgcctgATGGCTGAGGCCGGATCCCCGGACTACAACCGCACGATCGTGCGCAACGTGAAGGGCCCATGCAAGGAGAACGACATGCTCTCCCTCATG is a window from the Leishmania panamensis strain MHOM/PA/94/PSC-1 chromosome 26 sequence genome containing:
- the S33-1 gene encoding 40S ribosomal protein S33, putative (TriTrypDB/GeneDB-style sysID: LpmP.26.1610) — protein: MADSKKDNKKTEEVVAQGTDQAQVGLIIKVLGRTGSRGNVTQVRVRLMAEAGSPDYNRTIVRNVKGPCKENDMLSLMETEREARRLR
- a CDS encoding cdp-diacylglycerol synthetase-like protein (TriTrypDB/GeneDB-style sysID: LpmP.26.1600), which gives rise to MPKEKKERVVLLPLIPTGGNWSPAVDGTMATDKPSTGDVATGTSHPATTSTSAADSKKVGYKDIINRTVFTILMAYVFLGWISVGIRFGLFLLFVIETTMFYEVTRINQRARKERQLPSVLFIKWYFFVVSYIFVSVSCNREPLQNTFAWFEKVYDLLPFVFFCCVMLGLVIFVLSLRKGMYRYQFIQFTWTAMMLMFSQVQFAGEMRNMVRGMIWFLLPVSCVVNNDIWAYIFGKCFGRKKLLSLSPKKTVEGFLGAFLFTVIWSFWFCGFLSYFPQMYCPAVGFTNAVNTQCIRNPVFFQEEVAFPQWVQQVSGGMLKTFLVSPAQKHAIVLGTFASLLAPFGGFFASGLKRAFKLKDFGDLIPGHGGMTDRMDCQGLMGLFTYCYLRTYVFHEVKCPGANDITRCALGMDAKHRQTLVSQLLQSLQA